The following proteins are encoded in a genomic region of Candidatus Kryptoniota bacterium:
- a CDS encoding tyrosine phenol-lyase, whose product MPYPKPKRRSWAEPFKIKVVEPLKTTTREHRLQVIEEAGYNTFLLRSEDVYIDLLTDSGTNAMSDYQWAGMMLGDEAYAGSKNFYNLESNMRKYYGYKYLVPTHQGRGAEHIISQILIKPGDFIPGNMYFTTTREHQELAGGTFVDVIIDEAHDPASTFPFKGNVDLEKLENLIKKVGEKKIPYISVAATVNMAGGQPISMKNIKAVRELTSRYGIRVILDATRAVENAYFVKTRERGYEKKSIEDILRELCSHTDGATMSGKKDLLVNIGGFLAINDKDVFDEARNMVVIFEGLHTYGGLAGRDMEAMARGMEEMVKEDYIRSRIGQVEYLGQKLIDWKIPVVKPIGGHAVFLDARKILSHIPQDSFPAQTLAAEIYIDSGVRTMERGIVSAGRDSKTGENRHPKLELVRVTIPRRVYTQAHMDVTAESVLEVYENRKKVKGLKMVYEPKHLRFFQAKFEKL is encoded by the coding sequence ATGCCGTATCCGAAACCGAAGAGAAGAAGCTGGGCCGAGCCATTCAAGATCAAGGTCGTTGAACCTCTCAAGACTACGACTCGCGAACACAGACTGCAGGTAATAGAAGAAGCGGGCTATAACACTTTTCTTCTGAGATCTGAAGATGTTTACATAGATCTTCTAACCGACAGCGGTACAAACGCAATGAGCGATTATCAGTGGGCGGGCATGATGCTCGGCGACGAAGCATACGCGGGAAGTAAGAATTTTTATAATCTCGAATCGAACATGCGAAAATATTACGGCTACAAGTATCTTGTCCCGACTCACCAGGGCCGCGGCGCCGAGCACATCATCTCACAGATACTGATAAAGCCTGGTGATTTTATTCCGGGGAACATGTACTTCACCACGACGCGTGAGCACCAGGAGCTCGCAGGCGGCACTTTTGTCGACGTCATTATAGACGAGGCGCATGATCCGGCTTCTACTTTTCCGTTCAAAGGAAATGTAGATCTTGAAAAACTGGAGAACCTCATTAAGAAAGTCGGGGAAAAGAAGATTCCATATATCAGTGTCGCTGCGACGGTTAATATGGCAGGCGGCCAGCCAATCTCGATGAAGAACATTAAAGCCGTCCGCGAGTTGACTTCAAGGTATGGTATCCGAGTAATCCTCGATGCAACGCGGGCCGTAGAAAACGCGTACTTCGTTAAGACGAGAGAAAGGGGATACGAGAAGAAATCCATCGAGGATATCCTTAGAGAGCTTTGTTCGCATACCGACGGCGCAACCATGAGCGGGAAGAAGGACCTCCTCGTGAACATCGGAGGCTTCCTCGCAATCAACGATAAGGATGTATTTGATGAAGCGAGGAACATGGTTGTGATATTCGAAGGGCTACACACGTACGGCGGACTTGCCGGCCGCGACATGGAGGCGATGGCGCGCGGCATGGAGGAGATGGTGAAGGAAGATTACATCCGGTCACGCATCGGCCAGGTCGAGTATCTCGGCCAGAAACTGATCGATTGGAAGATTCCTGTCGTAAAGCCGATCGGCGGCCACGCAGTTTTCCTCGACGCGAGGAAAATCCTATCGCATATTCCGCAGGATAGTTTCCCGGCCCAGACACTCGCGGCAGAAATCTACATCGACTCAGGCGTCAGGACCATGGAGCGCGGGATAGTTTCAGCCGGCCGCGATTCGAAGACCGGCGAGAATCGTCATCCTAAACTCGAACTCGTGCGCGTAACGATCCCAAGGCGCGTCTACACTCAAGCACACATGGACGTCACCGCTGAGTCCGTCCTGGAGGTGTACGAAAACAGGAAGAAGGTTAAAGGATTAAAGATGGTGTACGAACCCAAGCACCTCAGATTCTTTCAGGCGAAATTCGAGAAGCTGTGA
- a CDS encoding BrxA/BrxB family bacilliredoxin, with amino-acid sequence MTGTIDLFITQMRRDMVSLGVKELRTAAEVDDTLSNSKGTLLVFVNSTCGCAGGIARPGLAMALKNSTVPDNIATVFAGQDKEATERARKYFTNQPPSSPSFALFRDGRFVAMIHRSDIEGTYPAFAAELLTGLFQTYCSKSS; translated from the coding sequence ATGACCGGGACTATAGACTTATTCATTACGCAGATGAGAAGAGACATGGTTTCGCTCGGTGTGAAGGAATTGAGGACGGCCGCCGAAGTGGATGACACCCTTTCAAACTCGAAGGGGACGCTCCTCGTTTTTGTAAATTCGACATGCGGTTGCGCAGGAGGAATCGCGCGTCCGGGTCTCGCAATGGCGCTGAAGAACAGTACTGTCCCTGACAATATAGCCACCGTATTTGCGGGACAGGACAAGGAAGCGACCGAGCGCGCCCGGAAATATTTCACGAACCAGCCCCCATCGTCACCATCTTTTGCGCTGTTCAGGGACGGGAGATTTGTCGCCATGATTCACCGAAGTGATATCGAGGGTACGTACCCCGCGTTCGCCGCCGAGCTTCTTACAGGATTATTCCAGACGTACTGTTCGAAGTCGAGCTGA